A stretch of the Sulfuritortus calidifontis genome encodes the following:
- a CDS encoding 4Fe-4S binding protein, with the protein MAEPSPRFTLGRLRLLVQLAMLFVTVYGGSLVGYYAAEKLSNALPALSCAYDKQDGAYCVLIPTQHQLHHRIGEAIAQAGHFALSMALPLAFTFLSFYLFFIFLNKAFCGWVCPLGTVQELLYRFGRLLKRPFRGLSEQAALRLRPVKWAMLLVLVMALPLLAGLGVTPHVTGDAFCQVCPSRIATTLLTADASQLAIDERGWLEFGFGALANTLFGFVVIAALAVRQPFCRICPLLALNAAFQRLSPMRLVKRQHAKCDKCGICRQACPMDIPEIHRAHGAKAFSEDCTLCGRCAEFCPDDDVIQIKLGPLALFRSRRDYYKTRLKRESPQGELKVVRWFAKPAGDRRA; encoded by the coding sequence ATGGCTGAACCGTCACCGCGCTTCACCCTCGGTCGGCTGCGTCTGCTGGTCCAGCTGGCCATGCTGTTCGTCACCGTCTACGGTGGCAGCCTGGTCGGCTATTACGCGGCGGAGAAGCTCTCCAACGCCCTGCCCGCCCTGTCCTGCGCCTACGACAAGCAGGACGGCGCCTATTGCGTCCTGATCCCGACCCAGCACCAGCTGCACCACCGCATCGGCGAGGCCATCGCCCAGGCCGGCCACTTCGCGCTGTCGATGGCCCTGCCGCTGGCCTTCACTTTCCTGAGCTTCTATCTCTTCTTCATCTTCCTCAACAAGGCCTTCTGCGGCTGGGTCTGCCCCCTGGGCACGGTACAGGAGCTGCTCTACCGATTCGGCCGCCTGCTCAAACGACCGTTCCGCGGCCTGTCGGAGCAGGCGGCCCTGCGCCTGCGGCCGGTGAAGTGGGCCATGCTGCTGGTGCTGGTCATGGCCCTGCCGCTGCTGGCCGGTCTGGGCGTGACCCCGCATGTCACCGGCGACGCCTTCTGTCAGGTCTGTCCCTCGCGCATCGCCACCACGCTGCTCACCGCCGATGCCAGCCAACTGGCCATCGACGAGCGCGGCTGGCTGGAATTCGGCTTCGGCGCGCTGGCCAACACCCTGTTCGGTTTCGTCGTCATCGCCGCCCTGGCGGTGCGTCAGCCGTTCTGCCGGATCTGCCCGCTGCTGGCGCTCAACGCCGCCTTCCAGCGGCTGTCGCCCATGCGGCTGGTGAAGCGGCAGCATGCCAAGTGCGACAAGTGCGGTATCTGCCGTCAGGCCTGCCCGATGGACATCCCGGAGATTCACCGTGCCCACGGCGCCAAGGCCTTCAGCGAGGATTGCACCTTGTGCGGCCGCTGCGCGGAATTCTGTCCGGACGACGATGTGATTCAGATCAAGCTGGGGCCGCTCGCCCTGTTTCGCTCGCGCCGCGACTACTACAAGACCAGGCTGAAGCGGGAGAGCCCGCAGGGCGAGCTCAAGGTCGTCCGCTGGTTCGCCAAGCCGGCCGGAGACCGGCGTGCCTGA
- the exbB gene encoding TonB-system energizer ExbB has translation MDGLNQLVEWGVIGLLFALSVWALAVALERFAFYRRLQPADYATRVELEVALTRRLTVIGTVAANAPYIGLLGTVLGIMLTFQSMGASGDMDVKSIMTGLALALKATAMGLLVAIPCVALNNALRRRVRERLAEFDAAKERAGG, from the coding sequence ATGGATGGACTGAATCAACTGGTGGAATGGGGCGTCATCGGCCTGCTCTTCGCCCTCTCGGTGTGGGCGCTGGCGGTGGCGCTGGAACGCTTCGCCTTCTATCGCCGGCTCCAGCCGGCCGACTACGCCACGCGGGTGGAACTGGAAGTGGCGCTGACCCGGCGCCTCACCGTGATCGGCACGGTGGCGGCCAATGCGCCCTACATCGGCCTGCTCGGCACCGTGCTCGGCATCATGCTCACCTTCCAGAGCATGGGCGCCAGCGGCGACATGGACGTGAAGAGCATCATGACCGGCCTGGCCCTGGCCCTGAAGGCCACCGCCATGGGCCTTCTGGTCGCGATCCCCTGCGTGGCGCTGAACAACGCTTTGCGCCGCCGGGTGCGCGAGCGGCTGGCCGAATTCGACGCCGCCAAGGAGCGCGCGGGTGGATGA
- a CDS encoding sulfite exporter TauE/SafE family protein: MPELGELGGIWLLGLSLGLTACTVTCLPFMGTWVLARERGAVWADTFAFLAGRIAAYAGLGLAAGLAGAWLAATLKAGVGHLAIGLASGAAGLWLLAETGHRPCAVQRRAAQLSPFALGFSLSLVPCAPLASLLAFAAQTGSAPAGAAYGLVFGLGAAATPLLLVLPLLGRLGQRLRAERAWLGIWLRRAAGLVLVVLGVYRLRLGF; encoded by the coding sequence GTGCCTGAGCTGGGCGAACTGGGGGGCATCTGGCTGCTTGGCCTCTCCCTGGGGCTGACCGCCTGCACCGTCACCTGCCTGCCCTTCATGGGCACCTGGGTGCTGGCCCGCGAGCGCGGCGCGGTCTGGGCCGACACCTTCGCCTTCCTGGCCGGCCGCATCGCCGCCTACGCCGGGCTGGGCCTGGCGGCAGGCCTGGCCGGGGCCTGGCTGGCGGCCACGCTCAAAGCCGGGGTCGGTCATCTGGCCATCGGCCTGGCCAGCGGCGCCGCCGGCCTTTGGCTGTTGGCCGAGACGGGGCATCGGCCCTGCGCTGTGCAACGGCGGGCCGCGCAGTTATCGCCCTTTGCCCTGGGCTTTTCCCTGAGCCTGGTGCCCTGCGCCCCGCTCGCCTCGCTGCTGGCCTTCGCGGCGCAGACCGGCTCGGCTCCGGCCGGCGCCGCCTACGGCCTGGTCTTCGGCCTGGGCGCGGCGGCGACGCCGCTTTTGCTGGTGCTGCCCCTGCTCGGGCGCCTCGGCCAGCGCCTGCGCGCGGAACGGGCCTGGCTCGGCATCTGGTTGCGCCGCGCTGCCGGGCTGGTGCTGGTGGTTTTGGGCGTGTATCGCCTTCGATTGGGGTTCTGA